One window from the genome of Magnolia sinica isolate HGM2019 chromosome 4, MsV1, whole genome shotgun sequence encodes:
- the LOC131243403 gene encoding uncharacterized TPR repeat-containing protein At2g32450-like isoform X6 yields MASSRGSRAEKVKRIFEQFDSNGDGGLDREEMAALVVAVNPRVKFSDEQINAILDEVFRTYSDFIDGPKGLTLDGLLRTYDDGAGDVDRDFDALDLHLQPSPAAPPSEASSSIADERASEPHKKLRTAAWAASPNHGIVYDDTWKIVDDLEILIKRLRTKQIKDGKMKVDNLDAFSDPGWSRELGPSESEKTVLWEESGHDYVTFLKDLAVLRRRADAARSREEAFDGHMAIGRVLYEYQLFKEALVSFKRACELQPTDVRPHFRAGNSLYAVGMHSEAKEEFLLALEAAEAGGTQWAYLLPQIHVNLGITLEGEGMVLGACEHYREAAILCPTHFRALKLLGSALFGVGEYRAAEKALAEAIFLRSDYADAHCDLGSALHAMGEDERAIQEFQKAIDLRPGHVDALYNLGGLFMDAGRYQRASEMYTRVLAVWPNHWRAQLNKAVALLGAGEAEEAKKALKEAFKMTNRVELYDAISHLKVLQKKPKGNGGGADGEGAFVVVEASKFKRVGRKTTIRQELASALEIRAFQRVTRLSHCNVELLKKEMNETDVPISYSGGGAPEKSIRKAALEGILRRLLRSLKAETFQGAVKAINERILSVLDGPGTGRVDLGMFFAILAPICSGPPDRRKRMVFDSLLWRPVNEGSAQIRKIDAVNYIKQLRVIYIPSLGISDIMEVHGEADSSVISYPEFLEMFDDPDWGFGIMGTLVKLENGDRNRHGRHTCAICRYPIIGSRFKEMRSRFSLCNRCYSEGKVPSTFKQEEYKFKEYGSVEQKLFVQLLKKCQHIYMNLIVQSLLISTGNFDSVNLPEQELSLRCKR; encoded by the coding sequence ATGGCGTCTTCGAGAGGCAGCAGAGCTGAGAAGGTGAAGAGGATATTCGAGCAGTTCGATTCCAATGGCGATGGCGGTCTCGACAGAGAAGAGATGGCAGCACTCGTTGTGGCGGTGAACCCCCGCGTCAAGTTCAGTGACGAGCAGATCAATGCCATACTCGATGAGGTCTTCCGCACCTACTCCGACTTCATCGACGGCCCGAAGGGCCTCACCCTCGATGGCCTTCTCCGCACCTACGATGATGGTGCTGGTGATGTCGACCGTGACTTCGACGCCCTCGACCTCCATCTCCAGCCTTCCCCAGCTGCTCCACCTTCCGAGGCCTCCTCCTCCATTGCAGACGAACGCGCCTCCGAGCCGCACAAGAAGCTCCGCACTGCCGCATGGGCTGCGTCTCCCAATCACGGGATTGTCTATGATGACACGTGGAAGATCGTCGACGACCTCGAGATCCTGATCAAGCGGCTCCGGACCAAGCAGATTAAAGATGGGAAGATGAAGGTGGATAATTTGGATGCTTTCTCTGACCCCGGGTGGTCGAGGGAGCTTGGCCCCAGTGAGTCGGAGAAGACGGTGTTGTGGGAAGAGAGCGGCCACGATTACGTGACCTTCCTCAAGGATTTGGCGGTCCTGAGAAGGCGGGCCGATGCCGCGAGGTCGAGGGAGGAGGCGTTCGACGGGCACATGGCAATTGGGCGAGTGTTATATGAGTACCAGCTGTTCAAGGAGGCTTTAGTCAGCTTCAAGCGGGCCTGTGAACTGCAACCGACTGATGTCCGGCCCCATTTCCGGGCCGGGAACTCTCTGTATGCTGTTGGAATGCACAGTGAGGCGAAGGAAGAGTTTCTTCTGGCATTGGAGGCCGCCGAGGCTGGTGGGACCCAGTGGGCTTATCTCCTCCCTCAGATTCACGTCAATCTCGGAATCACCCTCGAAGGCGAAGGCATGGTTCTTGGCGCGTGTGAGCACTACCGAGAGGCTGCAATCCTCTGCCCGACACATTTCCGTGCATTGAAGCTTCTGGGCAGTGCTCTGTTTGGGGTGGGTGAGTATAGGGCTGCTGAGAAGGCATTGGCAGAGGCGATATTCTTGAGATCGGACTATGCTGATGCACACTGCGATCTGGGGTCTGCTCTGCATGCGATGGGTGAGGATGAAAGGGCGATTCAGGAGTTCCAGAAGGCAATTGATCTGAGGCCGGGGCATGTGGATGCTCTCTACAATCTGGGTGGGCTGTTTATGGATGCGGGGAGGTATCAGAGGGCATCGGAGATGTATACGAGGGTTCTGGCAGTGTGGCCCAACCATTGGCGGGCCCAGTTGAACAAGGCAGTGGCGCTGTTGGGGGCTGGGGAGGCCGAGGAAGCCAAGAAGGCTCTGAAAGAGGCCTTTAAGATGACGAACAGGGTCGAATTGTATGATGCCATCTCTCACCTGAAGGTGCTGCAGAAGAAACCGAAGGGGAATGGAGGCGGGGCCGATGGGGAGGGTGCTTTTGTTGTTGTGGAGGCGTCTAAGTTCAAAAGGGTAGGTAGGAAGACAACCATACGGCAGGAGCTGGCCAGTGCTCTTGAGATTAGGGCTTTCCAGAGGGTCACCAGATTGAGCCATTGTAATGTGGAACTTCTCAAGAAGGAAATGAATGAAACCGATGTCCCCATTTCATATTCTGGTGGTGGGGCCCCTGAGAAATCAATCCGTAAGGCTGCATTGGAGGGAATCCTACGTAGATTGCTTCGTTCTCTCAAAGCTGAGACGTTCCAAGGAGCTGTCAAAGCAATCAATGAGCGGATTCTGTCTGTCTTGGATGGCCCTGGAACTGGTCGGGTGGATTTGGGCATGTTCTTTGCCATTCTTGCACCAATCTGCAGTGGTCCTCCTGACAGGCGTAAACGGATGGTCTTTGATTCACTTTTATGGCGACCCGTGAATGAAGGTTCAGCCCAAATTCGGAAAATAGATGCTGTGAATTACATCAAGCAATTGAGAGTAATTTACATCCCTTCTCTTGGGATTAGTGACATAATGGAAGTTCACGGAGAAGCAGACAGTTCAGTGATTTCATACCCTGAATTCCTCGAGATGTTTGATGATCCAGATTGGGGTTTTGGCATCATGGGCACCTTGGTGAAGCTTGAAAATGGTGATAGGAACCGCCATGGCCGCCACACGTGTGCCATATGTCGGTATCCTATAATAGGGTCTCGATTCAAAGAGATGAGGTCTCGTTTCAGCTTATGTAACCGCTGTTATAGCGAAGGGAAGGTGCCGTCCACATTCAAGCAGGAAGAGTATAAGTTCAAAGAATACGGAA
- the LOC131243403 gene encoding uncharacterized TPR repeat-containing protein At2g32450-like isoform X5 codes for MASSRGSRAEKVKRIFEQFDSNGDGGLDREEMAALVVAVNPRVKFSDEQINAILDEVFRTYSDFIDGPKGLTLDGLLRTYDDGAGDVDRDFDALDLHLQPSPAAPPSEASSSIADERASEPHKKLRTAAWAASPNHGIVYDDTWKIVDDLEILIKRLRTKQIKDGKMKVDNLDAFSDPGWSRELGPSESEKTVLWEESGHDYVTFLKDLAVLRRRADAARSREEAFDGHMAIGRVLYEYQLFKEALVSFKRACELQPTDVRPHFRAGNSLYAVGMHSEAKEEFLLALEAAEAGGTQWAYLLPQIHVNLGITLEGEGMVLGACEHYREAAILCPTHFRALKLLGSALFGVGEYRAAEKALAEAIFLRSDYADAHCDLGSALHAMGEDERAIQEFQKAIDLRPGHVDALYNLGGLFMDAGRYQRASEMYTRVLAVWPNHWRAQLNKAVALLGAGEAEEAKKALKEAFKMTNRVELYDAISHLKVLQKKPKGNGGGADGEGAFVVVEASKFKRVGRKTTIRQELASALEIRAFQRVTRLSHCNVELLKKEMNETDVPISYSGGGAPEKSIRKAALEGILRRLLRSLKAETFQGAVKAINERILSVLDGPGTGRVDLGMFFAILAPICSGPPDRRKRMVFDSLLWRPVNEGSAQIRKIDAVNYIKQLRVIYIPSLGISDIMEVHGEADSSVISYPEFLEMFDDPDWGFGIMGTLVKLENGDRNRHGRHTCAICRYPIIGSRFKEMRSRFSLCNRCYSEGKVPSTFKQEEYKFKEYGSVEQKLFVQLLKKCQHIYMNLIVQSLLISTGNFDSVNLPEQEELSLRCKR; via the coding sequence ATGGCGTCTTCGAGAGGCAGCAGAGCTGAGAAGGTGAAGAGGATATTCGAGCAGTTCGATTCCAATGGCGATGGCGGTCTCGACAGAGAAGAGATGGCAGCACTCGTTGTGGCGGTGAACCCCCGCGTCAAGTTCAGTGACGAGCAGATCAATGCCATACTCGATGAGGTCTTCCGCACCTACTCCGACTTCATCGACGGCCCGAAGGGCCTCACCCTCGATGGCCTTCTCCGCACCTACGATGATGGTGCTGGTGATGTCGACCGTGACTTCGACGCCCTCGACCTCCATCTCCAGCCTTCCCCAGCTGCTCCACCTTCCGAGGCCTCCTCCTCCATTGCAGACGAACGCGCCTCCGAGCCGCACAAGAAGCTCCGCACTGCCGCATGGGCTGCGTCTCCCAATCACGGGATTGTCTATGATGACACGTGGAAGATCGTCGACGACCTCGAGATCCTGATCAAGCGGCTCCGGACCAAGCAGATTAAAGATGGGAAGATGAAGGTGGATAATTTGGATGCTTTCTCTGACCCCGGGTGGTCGAGGGAGCTTGGCCCCAGTGAGTCGGAGAAGACGGTGTTGTGGGAAGAGAGCGGCCACGATTACGTGACCTTCCTCAAGGATTTGGCGGTCCTGAGAAGGCGGGCCGATGCCGCGAGGTCGAGGGAGGAGGCGTTCGACGGGCACATGGCAATTGGGCGAGTGTTATATGAGTACCAGCTGTTCAAGGAGGCTTTAGTCAGCTTCAAGCGGGCCTGTGAACTGCAACCGACTGATGTCCGGCCCCATTTCCGGGCCGGGAACTCTCTGTATGCTGTTGGAATGCACAGTGAGGCGAAGGAAGAGTTTCTTCTGGCATTGGAGGCCGCCGAGGCTGGTGGGACCCAGTGGGCTTATCTCCTCCCTCAGATTCACGTCAATCTCGGAATCACCCTCGAAGGCGAAGGCATGGTTCTTGGCGCGTGTGAGCACTACCGAGAGGCTGCAATCCTCTGCCCGACACATTTCCGTGCATTGAAGCTTCTGGGCAGTGCTCTGTTTGGGGTGGGTGAGTATAGGGCTGCTGAGAAGGCATTGGCAGAGGCGATATTCTTGAGATCGGACTATGCTGATGCACACTGCGATCTGGGGTCTGCTCTGCATGCGATGGGTGAGGATGAAAGGGCGATTCAGGAGTTCCAGAAGGCAATTGATCTGAGGCCGGGGCATGTGGATGCTCTCTACAATCTGGGTGGGCTGTTTATGGATGCGGGGAGGTATCAGAGGGCATCGGAGATGTATACGAGGGTTCTGGCAGTGTGGCCCAACCATTGGCGGGCCCAGTTGAACAAGGCAGTGGCGCTGTTGGGGGCTGGGGAGGCCGAGGAAGCCAAGAAGGCTCTGAAAGAGGCCTTTAAGATGACGAACAGGGTCGAATTGTATGATGCCATCTCTCACCTGAAGGTGCTGCAGAAGAAACCGAAGGGGAATGGAGGCGGGGCCGATGGGGAGGGTGCTTTTGTTGTTGTGGAGGCGTCTAAGTTCAAAAGGGTAGGTAGGAAGACAACCATACGGCAGGAGCTGGCCAGTGCTCTTGAGATTAGGGCTTTCCAGAGGGTCACCAGATTGAGCCATTGTAATGTGGAACTTCTCAAGAAGGAAATGAATGAAACCGATGTCCCCATTTCATATTCTGGTGGTGGGGCCCCTGAGAAATCAATCCGTAAGGCTGCATTGGAGGGAATCCTACGTAGATTGCTTCGTTCTCTCAAAGCTGAGACGTTCCAAGGAGCTGTCAAAGCAATCAATGAGCGGATTCTGTCTGTCTTGGATGGCCCTGGAACTGGTCGGGTGGATTTGGGCATGTTCTTTGCCATTCTTGCACCAATCTGCAGTGGTCCTCCTGACAGGCGTAAACGGATGGTCTTTGATTCACTTTTATGGCGACCCGTGAATGAAGGTTCAGCCCAAATTCGGAAAATAGATGCTGTGAATTACATCAAGCAATTGAGAGTAATTTACATCCCTTCTCTTGGGATTAGTGACATAATGGAAGTTCACGGAGAAGCAGACAGTTCAGTGATTTCATACCCTGAATTCCTCGAGATGTTTGATGATCCAGATTGGGGTTTTGGCATCATGGGCACCTTGGTGAAGCTTGAAAATGGTGATAGGAACCGCCATGGCCGCCACACGTGTGCCATATGTCGGTATCCTATAATAGGGTCTCGATTCAAAGAGATGAGGTCTCGTTTCAGCTTATGTAACCGCTGTTATAGCGAAGGGAAGGTGCCGTCCACATTCAAGCAGGAAGAGTATAAGTTCAAAGAATACGGAA
- the LOC131243403 gene encoding uncharacterized TPR repeat-containing protein At2g32450-like isoform X4 — MASSRGSRAEKVKRIFEQFDSNGDGGLDREEMAALVVAVNPRVKFSDEQINAILDEVFRTYSDFIDGPKGLTLDGLLRTYDDGAGDVDRDFDALDLHLQPSPAAPPSEASSSIADERASEPHKKLRTAAWAASPNHGIVYDDTWKIVDDLEILIKRLRTKQIKDGKMKVDNLDAFSDPGWSRELGPSESEKTVLWEESGHDYVTFLKDLAVLRRRADAARSREEAFDGHMAIGRVLYEYQLFKEALVSFKRACELQPTDVRPHFRAGNSLYAVGMHSEAKEEFLLALEAAEAGGTQWAYLLPQIHVNLGITLEGEGMVLGACEHYREAAILCPTHFRALKLLGSALFGVGEYRAAEKALAEAIFLRSDYADAHCDLGSALHAMGEDERAIQEFQKAIDLRPGHVDALYNLGGLFMDAGRYQRASEMYTRVLAVWPNHWRAQLNKAVALLGAGEAEEAKKALKEAFKMTNRVELYDAISHLKVLQKKPKGNGGGADGEGAFVVVEASKFKRVGRKTTIRQELASALEIRAFQRVTRLSHCNVELLKKEMNETDVPISYSGGGAPEKSIRKAALEGILRRLLRSLKAETFQGAVKAINERILSVLDGPGTGRVDLGMFFAILAPICSGPPDRRKRMVFDSLLWRPVNEGSAQIRKIDAVNYIKQLRVIYIPSLGISDIMEVHGEADSSVISYPEFLEMFDDPDWGFGIMGTLVKLENGDRNRHGRHTCAICRYPIIGSRFKEMRSRFSLCNRCYSEGKVPSTFKQEEYKFKEYGSVEQKLFVQLLKKCQHIYMNLIVQSLLISTGNFDSVNLPEQQEELSLRCKR; from the coding sequence ATGGCGTCTTCGAGAGGCAGCAGAGCTGAGAAGGTGAAGAGGATATTCGAGCAGTTCGATTCCAATGGCGATGGCGGTCTCGACAGAGAAGAGATGGCAGCACTCGTTGTGGCGGTGAACCCCCGCGTCAAGTTCAGTGACGAGCAGATCAATGCCATACTCGATGAGGTCTTCCGCACCTACTCCGACTTCATCGACGGCCCGAAGGGCCTCACCCTCGATGGCCTTCTCCGCACCTACGATGATGGTGCTGGTGATGTCGACCGTGACTTCGACGCCCTCGACCTCCATCTCCAGCCTTCCCCAGCTGCTCCACCTTCCGAGGCCTCCTCCTCCATTGCAGACGAACGCGCCTCCGAGCCGCACAAGAAGCTCCGCACTGCCGCATGGGCTGCGTCTCCCAATCACGGGATTGTCTATGATGACACGTGGAAGATCGTCGACGACCTCGAGATCCTGATCAAGCGGCTCCGGACCAAGCAGATTAAAGATGGGAAGATGAAGGTGGATAATTTGGATGCTTTCTCTGACCCCGGGTGGTCGAGGGAGCTTGGCCCCAGTGAGTCGGAGAAGACGGTGTTGTGGGAAGAGAGCGGCCACGATTACGTGACCTTCCTCAAGGATTTGGCGGTCCTGAGAAGGCGGGCCGATGCCGCGAGGTCGAGGGAGGAGGCGTTCGACGGGCACATGGCAATTGGGCGAGTGTTATATGAGTACCAGCTGTTCAAGGAGGCTTTAGTCAGCTTCAAGCGGGCCTGTGAACTGCAACCGACTGATGTCCGGCCCCATTTCCGGGCCGGGAACTCTCTGTATGCTGTTGGAATGCACAGTGAGGCGAAGGAAGAGTTTCTTCTGGCATTGGAGGCCGCCGAGGCTGGTGGGACCCAGTGGGCTTATCTCCTCCCTCAGATTCACGTCAATCTCGGAATCACCCTCGAAGGCGAAGGCATGGTTCTTGGCGCGTGTGAGCACTACCGAGAGGCTGCAATCCTCTGCCCGACACATTTCCGTGCATTGAAGCTTCTGGGCAGTGCTCTGTTTGGGGTGGGTGAGTATAGGGCTGCTGAGAAGGCATTGGCAGAGGCGATATTCTTGAGATCGGACTATGCTGATGCACACTGCGATCTGGGGTCTGCTCTGCATGCGATGGGTGAGGATGAAAGGGCGATTCAGGAGTTCCAGAAGGCAATTGATCTGAGGCCGGGGCATGTGGATGCTCTCTACAATCTGGGTGGGCTGTTTATGGATGCGGGGAGGTATCAGAGGGCATCGGAGATGTATACGAGGGTTCTGGCAGTGTGGCCCAACCATTGGCGGGCCCAGTTGAACAAGGCAGTGGCGCTGTTGGGGGCTGGGGAGGCCGAGGAAGCCAAGAAGGCTCTGAAAGAGGCCTTTAAGATGACGAACAGGGTCGAATTGTATGATGCCATCTCTCACCTGAAGGTGCTGCAGAAGAAACCGAAGGGGAATGGAGGCGGGGCCGATGGGGAGGGTGCTTTTGTTGTTGTGGAGGCGTCTAAGTTCAAAAGGGTAGGTAGGAAGACAACCATACGGCAGGAGCTGGCCAGTGCTCTTGAGATTAGGGCTTTCCAGAGGGTCACCAGATTGAGCCATTGTAATGTGGAACTTCTCAAGAAGGAAATGAATGAAACCGATGTCCCCATTTCATATTCTGGTGGTGGGGCCCCTGAGAAATCAATCCGTAAGGCTGCATTGGAGGGAATCCTACGTAGATTGCTTCGTTCTCTCAAAGCTGAGACGTTCCAAGGAGCTGTCAAAGCAATCAATGAGCGGATTCTGTCTGTCTTGGATGGCCCTGGAACTGGTCGGGTGGATTTGGGCATGTTCTTTGCCATTCTTGCACCAATCTGCAGTGGTCCTCCTGACAGGCGTAAACGGATGGTCTTTGATTCACTTTTATGGCGACCCGTGAATGAAGGTTCAGCCCAAATTCGGAAAATAGATGCTGTGAATTACATCAAGCAATTGAGAGTAATTTACATCCCTTCTCTTGGGATTAGTGACATAATGGAAGTTCACGGAGAAGCAGACAGTTCAGTGATTTCATACCCTGAATTCCTCGAGATGTTTGATGATCCAGATTGGGGTTTTGGCATCATGGGCACCTTGGTGAAGCTTGAAAATGGTGATAGGAACCGCCATGGCCGCCACACGTGTGCCATATGTCGGTATCCTATAATAGGGTCTCGATTCAAAGAGATGAGGTCTCGTTTCAGCTTATGTAACCGCTGTTATAGCGAAGGGAAGGTGCCGTCCACATTCAAGCAGGAAGAGTATAAGTTCAAAGAATACGGAA